Within Magnetococcales bacterium, the genomic segment AGAAATGCCAAGAATGCGGAACACCTCGTCCGAGCAGACGAATGCGCCAGATTTCAGATCCCATTCCCAGTTGCCCAGATGGGCGATAGCCTGGGCCTTGGCCAGACTGTCACGACTTACATTCAACTCTTCCTGGGCCTGCGCACGGTCACGAATCTCCCTGCGCAGTTTACGTACCAGCTTTTCCGTGGTGTGGTAGTGCCATCCCAACACAAAGAGCAGGGGAAAGACCAGATACGGCAGCAAATAGACGATATCCCTCATGGCATCCGCCCCACCCTCGCGACCACTCTCTTTCCACCACAACCGACCTTACAGCCAAGGTAGCGCAGAGGCGACCCCAGATAAAGGGGCGTCCATCCAAAGAGGCAAGGAACACGGACGAGGAAGGAACAGGGCTCCCCGTAACCAGGAAAAAAGGGGCATCCGTCCAAAGGGGAAAGATACTCGGACGAGGGAGGGGCAGGGTTCCCACAGGGAGCGGGTCGACCCAGAAGCCACCGGCGACCGAATCGAAGGCAATGCGAAACGAAGAGAGCGCCGTCCCTGGCGCATTGAACACCAGCTCTCCCGCCGGTGAGGGCTGGACTATAACACGCTCCATTTTGGAATGCCATGGTCTTGTGCATTATCAGAATTTTTTTTTTGGGAGGACTGGAACTGTCTGAAATCATTTGACACATACCCAGGTTGCCACTATCCATGAGGAACAGGATGGCAAAGAAATCGCCCCCCCGGTGCATCCGACAGGCCGACGCCTTGCAGCCTTGCCGACAAACGGGGCCTCCAGGTCATGCGGAAACATGAGCAACCAACAGGAACAACCATAAAGGCAAACTTTTGGAACCCACTATGGATATCGAGACACAGGTCCGGGCGTTGATGTATGGTGCGGATTTTGGGGATCCGCAGTTGGGACGCAACATGGAACGGGAGCTGCGGGATCGGCTCCACAAAGCCAAACAGGAAAACCGGCCTTTGCGCGTCTATGCGGGGTACGATCCCAGTGGTCCAGACATTCATCTCGGGCACACCATCACCCTGCGCAAGTTGCGTTTGTTCCAGGAGTTTGGCCACGAGGTCACCTTCCTGATCGGCACGTTCACAGCGCAGGTGGGCGATACCAGCGACAAGACCAGCGGTCGCCCGCGCAAGACCCGTGAAGAGGTGCTGGCAGCAGCACAAACCTATGCCGAGCAGTGTTTCAAAATTCTGGATCGCGACCGTATCCAGGTAAAACACAACGGGGACTGGCTGGAAAAAATGACTCTGGCGGATGTCATCTCCCTGAGTTCCCATTTCACCGTGCAGCAATTCCTCACCCGGGACAATTATAAAAAACGGCTGGAATCCGGCAACCCCGTCGGATTGCATGAGTTTCTCTACGCCCTGTTGCAAGGTTATGACGCCGTGCATCTGCGCTGTGATGTACAATTAGGCGCCACCGATCAGCTCTTCAACATCATGGCGGGGCGCAAGTTGCAGGAGGCGCATGGTCAACTGCCCTGCATCTGCCTCACCTACCCCATCCTGGTCGGCACCGATGGCAAAATGCGCATGTCCAAGAGTGCCGGCAACTATATCGGCATTGCCGAACCACCCGAGGAACAGTTCGGCAAAACCATGCGCCTCTCCGACCCGACCATGTTGGATTTTATGCGTCTGGTGACCCGATGGACGCCAGATCAGATCGAAGCCTATCGGCAACAGGTCACCGGGGGTCAACTGCATCCCATGGAGATGAAAAAGATTCTGGCCCGAGAGATTGTCGCCATGTATCACGGCGACGCAGCGGCAGAGAGCGCCAAAGCCCATTTTGAGCATGTCCATCAACAACAGAATCTGCCTGAATCCATGCCCGGATTGACCGTCCCCGCAGCAACGAACCTGATCGATTTCCTGGCCACAAACAATTTGATTCCTTCCAAAAGCCAGGCCAGGCGCCTCATGGATGGCGGCGGTTTGAAAATGGATGGTGAACCGATCCGCGACTACAACGCCACCCTGGACCGCTCCTGCATCCTGCAAGTGGGCAAACGGGGATTCTACCAAATCCAGGTGGATGGTTGACGGATCTTCCAGGGAGCCACCCCACTGGATTCCGGTTCGTTGCCAGGTGCTGAATAGTGACTTGAAATGTTACCATGTTGGTACCCTTTCAAGAAAAGCTTGTTCAAGAAAAGCTTGGATATGAAAGCCTTTGTCAGGGCTTCGCCCCGAACCCCACCAGTGAGGAAGGGCGCAGCCCTTCCTCCTGGACCTCCATCCCAGTCTTTCAATCGTTTTTTTTTGTGACATTTTTTCCGCCAGGAGGCGCCAACATGGAGATCGATCTGCGGGGCTTGTCTGCCAACCAGGTGTATCACCACATGAATCAAACCCTGGTTCCGCGTCCCATCGCCTGGGTTTTAACGGAAAATGCCTCGGGCAGCCTCAATTTGGCCCCTTTTTCCTATTTCAATGGCGTGAGCAGCGACCCACCCCTGATCATGCTGGCCATCGGCCTGAAGAGTGATGGCACCCCCAAGGACACCCGGGCCAATATTCTTGCCCGCCGGGATTTTGTCGTGCATATCCCATCCTGGGAACACATGGAGTGGGTCAACGACAGCTCCGCATCCCTGCCGGAAGGGGTCTCCGAGGTGGAAAAACTCGCTCTGGAGACACGCCCCTTTCCCGGTTGCCGCCTGCCCCGGCTGGCGACCTGCCGGGTGGCTTATGGCTGCCAATTCCACGACCAGCAGGTGATCGGTCCGGAATCTATGGCCATGATTCTGGGACGTGTCGAAACCATCTACTTGGATGACACCATCGCCTCCCGGGATGCCAAGGGCCGCTTGCAGGTCGATACCCAGGGCATTGACCCCCTGGCGCGCCTGGGCAGAGGTGAATTTGCCCGCCTGGGAGAACACCGCCCCCTGGGACGGCCACGTTTGGGGGGGTGATCGTCAACCTTGTCCCGCAATCGGACTGAAAGCATGCAACTGAACCCGTTGGACATGGATAACTTTTCCTCTCATCAATGTACTTCATATGGGATGGTCACCGGGTGAGAAAGATTCCGACATGGACTTATTGGTGTCGGACTGTTTTACTGGTCGAGCCTCAACGGGATCCGGGAAGGCAAATGACATGTTTGGCTCACTCACTTGGCGCGCCTTTCGGGGGGAACCATGATCAGCTTGGCCATCCCGGGGATGTGGCAGGGCTTGCTGCCAACACTCCAGGCCACCTTGCCGGAACTGCTGGCCATCTACGCCTTCGGCAGCCGCATCAGCGGCGATGCCACCCCGGGGAGTGATTTGGACCTAGCGATTCTCACCCCCGGAAAAACCGATCCGGTCACCTTGTGGCATCTTTCCGGGGAGTTGGCCGAACAAAGCGGATGCCCGGTGGATCTGTTGGATTTGCGCACAGCCTCCACGGTGATGCAATATCGAATCATCACCACCGGCCAACGACTGTGGGCGCGGGACTCCCAAGCCGCGATCTACGAAAGTTTCATCCTGAGTGAAAAGACCGCCCTGGATGAGGCCCGGGCTCCCTTGCTGGCCATCATTCAAGAGGAGGGATCCATCCATGGCCGATGATGTGGTGCTCAACAAGTCCGCCACCATCGAACGCTGCGTGGCCCGCGCCCGGGAGGAGTATGCCAAGAATCCTCTATCGTTCGGCCAGGATCATACCCGCCAGGATGCGGCGGTTCTCAATATTCAACGCGCATGCGAAGCGGCCCTGGACATGGGGCAGCACCTGATTCGCCGCGAACGACTGGGAGTTCCCCAGGGGGCGCGCAACGTCTTCGATCTGTTGGTCCAGGGAGGATGGATTGAGGCGGAGCTTTCTGAATCCCTCAAGCGCATGGTGGGATTTCGTAATATTGCCGTACACGACTACCAGATCCTCCTGTTGCCCATCATCGTGGCTATCATCACCCAACATTTGGATGCCTTATTGGGTTTTACCAAGGCCATTCTGAAACGAGACAACAAGAAACAAGACGAACACCATGATCCCCTCTAACGCCGACCTGGCGGAGTTCAATCCCTGCGCCGATTCGTTCGGCAACGATTGGACAGGGATTGCGTTTCATGCTGCGCACACTCCAGAATTAGGGAAAGCCCTTCTGGCGGGTAAAACCCCTTTCCTTCACCTCCCAGGCTCCTCATCCAGGATCCCGCCAACCTGCCGATTGCGACCGCCGCTCTTGGCCTGATAAAGGAACCCATCAGCAGCTTCGATCAACATGATCGGCTTGCACGACCGGTTGGGAGTCGTCGTGGCCACCCCCAGGCTCAGGGTGACATGCCCGGCAGTCGGGGATTGCAGATGAGGTATTTGCAGCGCCGCCGTCGCCTCCTGCATCCTGCGGGCTGAAGACTGCGCTCCTTCGCTGGCAATTTCCGGCAACAGGCAGACAAACTCCTCACCCCCATAACGGGCCACGAGATCGGCGGATCGGGTCTGGGTCTTGGCCATGGCCACGGCTATCTTTTTCAGGCATTGATCCCCCTGGGCGTGACCGTAATGGTCGTTATACAACTTAAAATGATCCACATCGACGAGGATCAGGGAGATGGGACGTTGGGCCCGCAAACAACGCCGCCACTCCCGCTCCAGGGTTTCATCGAAGCGGCGGCGGTTGGGAATGCCGGTCAGACCATCCATCATGGCCAGATGTTCCAGCATGTCGCCCCGTTTTTTCAATTCGAGGTGGTTCCTGACCCGGGCCTGCAGGATGGGAACGCTGATGGGCTTGGTCAGATAATCGATCGCCCCCAGGAGCAACCCCCGCGCCTCATCGGCCTCTTCAGTCAGGGCGGTCACAAATATCACCGGGATATGCCGGGTCACCTCCTCGGCCTTGAGCCGCCGACATACCTGGTAACCATCCATCTCCGGCATCATGACATCCAGCAAAATCAAATCCGGATTTTCCGTCGTCGCGATGGCCAAGGCCTCCGGGCCATTGGTGGCAAACAACACCTCGTACTCCTCTCCCATGGCCTGATGCAACAGGTCAATGTTGTCCGGCATGTCATCCACAATCAGGATTTTAGGCTGATGTTCACCGATGATCATCGCATTTTGTCTCCCGGGAGAGGTTCAGGATCCGGATGATCTCCTCCACAATCGTCCGGGCGCCCTTGAAATCAAGCCTGGTCATGGCCACACGCAAGCGGCCCAAGGCATCAGCCGGCAGATGGGTGCGCA encodes:
- a CDS encoding tyrosine--tRNA ligase produces the protein MDIETQVRALMYGADFGDPQLGRNMERELRDRLHKAKQENRPLRVYAGYDPSGPDIHLGHTITLRKLRLFQEFGHEVTFLIGTFTAQVGDTSDKTSGRPRKTREEVLAAAQTYAEQCFKILDRDRIQVKHNGDWLEKMTLADVISLSSHFTVQQFLTRDNYKKRLESGNPVGLHEFLYALLQGYDAVHLRCDVQLGATDQLFNIMAGRKLQEAHGQLPCICLTYPILVGTDGKMRMSKSAGNYIGIAEPPEEQFGKTMRLSDPTMLDFMRLVTRWTPDQIEAYRQQVTGGQLHPMEMKKILAREIVAMYHGDAAAESAKAHFEHVHQQQNLPESMPGLTVPAATNLIDFLATNNLIPSKSQARRLMDGGGLKMDGEPIRDYNATLDRSCILQVGKRGFYQIQVDG
- a CDS encoding flavin reductase family protein, which codes for MEIDLRGLSANQVYHHMNQTLVPRPIAWVLTENASGSLNLAPFSYFNGVSSDPPLIMLAIGLKSDGTPKDTRANILARRDFVVHIPSWEHMEWVNDSSASLPEGVSEVEKLALETRPFPGCRLPRLATCRVAYGCQFHDQQVIGPESMAMILGRVETIYLDDTIASRDAKGRLQVDTQGIDPLARLGRGEFARLGEHRPLGRPRLGG
- a CDS encoding nucleotidyltransferase domain-containing protein, translated to MWQGLLPTLQATLPELLAIYAFGSRISGDATPGSDLDLAILTPGKTDPVTLWHLSGELAEQSGCPVDLLDLRTASTVMQYRIITTGQRLWARDSQAAIYESFILSEKTALDEARAPLLAIIQEEGSIHGR
- a CDS encoding DUF86 domain-containing protein → MADDVVLNKSATIERCVARAREEYAKNPLSFGQDHTRQDAAVLNIQRACEAALDMGQHLIRRERLGVPQGARNVFDLLVQGGWIEAELSESLKRMVGFRNIAVHDYQILLLPIIVAIITQHLDALLGFTKAILKRDNKKQDEHHDPL
- a CDS encoding diguanylate cyclase, which translates into the protein MGEHQPKILIVDDMPDNIDLLHQAMGEEYEVLFATNGPEALAIATTENPDLILLDVMMPEMDGYQVCRRLKAEEVTRHIPVIFVTALTEEADEARGLLLGAIDYLTKPISVPILQARVRNHLELKKRGDMLEHLAMMDGLTGIPNRRRFDETLEREWRRCLRAQRPISLILVDVDHFKLYNDHYGHAQGDQCLKKIAVAMAKTQTRSADLVARYGGEEFVCLLPEIASEGAQSSARRMQEATAALQIPHLQSPTAGHVTLSLGVATTTPNRSCKPIMLIEAADGFLYQAKSGGRNRQVGGILDEEPGR